One Plasmodium relictum strain SGS1 genome assembly, chromosome: 2 genomic region harbors:
- a CDS encoding transporter, putative has protein sequence MVFLQNERGKENFFKKYFIKSIDINKLSITQKYLIFTLFCIYITTCVGIFFNWISLSDFFYSGNVYINYCNEQNKNIKNESTQKYSCEEQDKKVQSLYPIILCSNFIMSAISGIFFDYCGPKITALIGHSFNILSWILIGLQGEGNNSIIFGGIFLGLSCDSTFIPILNLIYLFPKHHTVYTVILGCCASLSFSIPIFLELFSKDNDSNSFQLICFLYCIIILVPFFFVLLIFLPWKHIQTPTEENIKTRNTTIQELESYVLSYHMGDVKSNNSKTDTTENQNNSLGRENHQEKEKIKDFVRNSNTLDMIKLKNENSKKNEDNQLLEYEEKKNYLGKENLFQEIEKEKKLHSLSEDKDFNEQINLSVSQSIILRRKDKIESSKINENFSEDDVEKRKSTPKNEEDNIEKKKKHKYSILSNYWQEIKLIFFSLKYISICYYFTIFNLSLVNYNECAKLFFKDYNDIQNLLKIFGPLSVFPCALLGFLIRKIHILPIIFCLLMSNIFMYTFAVLKLKIFAYFSSFCYLIVTGCYTTQLYCYIQLMFPKCHFGKIAGTTSMISGLLSLLNIPIYNYYIVDYNNNDPNPFAYIVIVLLISTFPLLFYIYKENRKEMLNL, from the coding sequence atggtatttttacaaaatgaAAGAGGAAAGGagaacttttttaaaaaatattttataaaaagtatagatataaataaattatcaattacacaaaaatatttaatatttacatTATTCTGTATCTATATAACGACATGCGTaggaatattttttaattggaTATCTTTATCAGACTTTTTTTATAGTGGAAATGTATACATAAATTATTGTAatgaacaaaataaaaatataaaaaatgaaagcaCTCAAAAGTATAGTTGTGAAGAACAAGATAAAAAGGTTCAATCTTTGTATCCAATTATTCTTTgttctaattttattatgtcAGCTATATCCggtattttttttgattattgTGGACCGAAAATTACAGCATTGATTGGACATAGTTTTAATATACTTTCTTGGATTTTAATTGGATTACAAGGAGAAGGAAACAATAGTATAATTTTTGGTGGTATATTTTTAGGATTATCTTGTGATTCCACTTTTATTCCTAttcttaatttaatttatttatttcctAAACATCATACTGTTTATACTGTTATATTAGGATGCTGCGCTTCTTTAAGTTTTTCCATACCaatatttttagaattattttctaaaGATAATGATTCAAATTCTTTTCAGTTAATTTGCTTTTTAtattgtattattattttagtcccctttttctttgttttaCTAATTTTTCTTCCGTGGAAACATATACAAACTCCCacagaagaaaatataaaaactcGTAATACTACTATCCAAGAACTAGAAAGTTATGTCCTTTCATATCATATGGGAGACGTAAAGTCAAATAATTCTAAAACTGATACTACAgaaaatcaaaataattcATTAGGTAGAGAAAATCAtcaagaaaaagaaaaaataaaagactTTGTTAGAAATAGTAATACTTTAGACAtgataaaattgaaaaatgaaaacagtaaaaaaaatgaggatAATCAATTGTTggaatatgaagaaaaaaaaaattatttagggaaagaaaatttatttcaagaaatagaaaaagaaaaaaaattacattcaTTATCTGAAGATAAAGATTTTAATgaacaaataaatttatcCGTTTCACAAAGCATAATTTTAAGaagaaaagataaaatagaaagtagtaaaattaatgaaaatttttcagAGGATGACgttgaaaaaagaaaaagtacacctaaaaatgaagaagacaatatagaaaaaaagaaaaaacacaAGTACAGCATCCTAAGTAACTATTGGCAAGAAATTAAATTGATATTCTTTtccttaaaatatataagtatTTGCTATTATTTTAccatatttaatttatctttagtaaattataatgaatgtgctaaattattttttaaagactACAATGATATACAAAAtttacttaaaatatttgGCCCTTTATCAGTCTTTCCTTGTGCTTTATTGGGATTTTTAATTCGAAAAATTCATATACTTCCTATAATATTTTGTTTACTGATGAGTAATATATTCATGTACACATTTGctgttttaaaattaaaaatttttgctTATTTTAGTtctttttgttatttaattGTAACTGGATGTTATACTACACAGCTTTATTGCTATATTCAACTTATGTTTCCAAAGTGCCATTTTGGAAAAATTGCTGGAACTACTAGTATGATAAGTGgcttattatctttattaaacATAcctatttataattattatattgtaGATTATAACAATAATGATCCTAATCCTTTTGCATATATTGTTATTGTACTTTTAATTTCTACATTTCCTCTCctgttttatatttataaggAAAATAGAAAGGAAatgttaaatttataa